A DNA window from Bradyrhizobium barranii subsp. barranii contains the following coding sequences:
- a CDS encoding ShlB/FhaC/HecB family hemolysin secretion/activation protein, with product MQLTNSYRLLCTAPLNYGERLVARIEKRHLLMALALAAPIFTGISQAFAQQANQPGFDPRQPEKYFENQTEQESLSRPPVTLPAVGRPNTGGDTKPQFVLRGIDVSGAQAIPRDRIAAAYQPYLGKKVSQADLAAIAGAISDLYRADGFHLSRAIVPPQDIADGRVRIQVIEGAIVQAELKGDGAEQFGVRPMLGPVLAEQPSRLATLERQLFLINSGPGIRITDTALEEIGGATGRFRLIVHLKTWHVFSSFGVDNLGSSSVGPWQTYATGAFNSYLTPGDTLAVNLSTIANDPRELGFARLSYDAPVGVDGVRLGASVLYSAVRPGDARRLDSDITTTEAFELRASTVPFMSQSSALTLTLAGTFSNVSEHDLYGPWYNDHIRTASLTADYRLQDRFGGTNFATLTYRQGLDIFGASHFDDDLLSRDGAASNFSVLNLWFTRYQTLNDAWSLKLSAASQTASRPLFISQQFYLGGAAFGRGYGAAEISGDNGLAGSLELRFDQKLNFRYWTGYQLYAFGDAGAVWNDGYRLSDGLSLTSAGAGVRFFLPDDLQADLGVAVPLSYRAPDNERRSPRFLFTLSSVFRLCPERGRGGCL from the coding sequence ATGCAGCTAACGAACTCTTACCGGCTCTTGTGCACTGCTCCGTTAAACTACGGGGAGCGGCTCGTTGCGCGCATTGAGAAGCGGCATCTCCTTATGGCACTGGCGCTGGCGGCACCGATTTTCACGGGAATTTCGCAGGCGTTCGCCCAACAGGCGAACCAGCCCGGCTTCGATCCGCGGCAGCCCGAGAAATACTTTGAAAACCAAACCGAGCAGGAATCGCTGAGCCGTCCTCCGGTCACGCTGCCGGCGGTCGGCCGGCCCAACACAGGCGGGGATACGAAACCGCAATTCGTGTTGCGCGGGATCGATGTCAGCGGCGCCCAAGCCATTCCCCGCGATCGCATCGCCGCAGCCTATCAGCCCTATCTCGGCAAGAAGGTCTCGCAAGCCGACCTCGCCGCGATCGCCGGCGCGATCAGCGATCTCTACCGCGCAGACGGCTTCCATCTGAGCCGGGCGATCGTGCCGCCGCAGGACATCGCCGACGGCCGCGTCCGGATCCAGGTGATTGAAGGCGCCATCGTGCAGGCAGAGCTGAAAGGCGACGGCGCCGAGCAGTTTGGCGTGAGGCCGATGCTGGGGCCGGTTCTCGCCGAGCAGCCGTCGCGCCTGGCAACGCTCGAACGTCAGCTCTTCCTCATCAACAGCGGGCCGGGCATCCGGATCACCGACACCGCGCTCGAGGAGATCGGCGGTGCCACCGGCCGCTTTCGCCTCATCGTCCATTTGAAAACCTGGCACGTCTTCTCGTCCTTCGGCGTGGATAATTTGGGCTCATCGTCGGTCGGCCCGTGGCAGACCTACGCGACCGGCGCTTTCAACTCCTACCTCACGCCCGGCGATACGCTGGCGGTCAACCTGTCGACCATTGCCAACGACCCGCGTGAGCTTGGCTTTGCGCGATTATCCTATGACGCGCCCGTCGGCGTCGACGGCGTGCGCCTCGGCGCTTCCGTCCTGTACAGCGCGGTCCGGCCGGGTGACGCCCGCCGCCTCGACAGCGACATCACCACGACAGAGGCGTTCGAGCTGCGGGCAAGCACCGTGCCCTTCATGTCGCAATCATCGGCGTTGACGCTGACCTTGGCCGGCACCTTCAGCAACGTGTCCGAGCACGATCTTTACGGCCCCTGGTACAACGACCACATCAGGACCGCGAGCCTGACCGCCGATTACCGGCTCCAGGATCGCTTCGGCGGCACCAATTTCGCGACGCTGACCTACCGCCAAGGTCTCGACATCTTCGGTGCCTCGCATTTCGACGACGATCTGCTGTCGCGCGACGGCGCCGCGTCGAACTTCTCGGTGCTGAACCTCTGGTTCACGCGCTACCAGACCCTCAACGACGCCTGGTCGCTCAAGCTGTCCGCGGCCAGCCAGACGGCATCGCGGCCGCTGTTCATTTCGCAGCAGTTCTATCTCGGCGGCGCGGCTTTCGGCCGGGGCTATGGCGCGGCCGAGATCAGCGGCGACAACGGTCTTGCCGGCTCGCTCGAGCTGCGCTTCGACCAGAAGCTCAATTTCCGCTACTGGACCGGCTATCAGCTCTACGCCTTTGGCGACGCCGGCGCAGTCTGGAACGACGGTTACCGCCTGAGCGACGGCCTGTCGCTGACATCGGCCGGAGCCGGCGTGCGGTTCTTTCTGCCGGATGATCTTCAAGCCGATCTCGGCGTAGCCGTCCCCTTGAGCTACCGGGCGCCAGACAACGAGCGCCGCAGCCCACGCTTCCTGTTCACCCTCTCGAGCGTATTCCGGCTCTGCCCTGAACGCGGCAGGGGCGGCTGCCTCTAG
- a CDS encoding alpha/beta hydrolase translates to MKRVFAILAFLCVLGVGQYFVVSRFAIRHEILTLFDASRQRPISVEIAVRRDYETKANLGLWKLPLAIISNGNTVKATEYSFLANVLAARGYLVASIQQDLPSDPPLMTHVGQQYVGRREVYIRCEANILFALAELKRRQENTDYDHITLVGHSNGGDVSMYVAHQHPEIVSKVITLDNLRVPFVLSDNLKILSFRSKDPHFQTDPGVLPTPEEAKARGIDIVHTGAQHTEMSDRGPDAVKEKIQATLDRFLRDSASSSLAPADTRSPMIMNPGDY, encoded by the coding sequence ATGAAGAGGGTGTTTGCAATCCTGGCCTTTCTCTGCGTGCTCGGCGTCGGCCAGTATTTCGTGGTCAGCCGGTTCGCGATCCGACATGAGATTTTGACCCTGTTCGATGCCTCGCGCCAACGGCCGATCTCGGTCGAGATCGCGGTGCGGCGCGACTACGAGACCAAGGCCAATCTCGGGCTCTGGAAGCTCCCGCTCGCCATCATCAGCAACGGCAACACCGTCAAGGCGACCGAGTATTCCTTCCTCGCCAACGTGCTCGCGGCGCGCGGTTATCTCGTTGCCAGCATCCAGCAGGACCTGCCGAGCGATCCGCCGTTGATGACCCATGTCGGTCAGCAATATGTCGGGCGGCGCGAGGTCTATATCCGCTGCGAGGCCAACATCCTTTTCGCCCTGGCCGAACTGAAGCGACGGCAGGAAAACACCGACTACGACCACATCACCCTCGTCGGCCATTCCAACGGTGGCGACGTCTCGATGTATGTCGCCCATCAGCACCCGGAGATCGTGTCGAAGGTGATCACGCTCGACAATCTGCGGGTGCCCTTCGTGCTCAGCGACAACCTGAAGATCCTGTCGTTCCGCTCCAAGGATCCGCATTTCCAGACCGACCCGGGCGTGCTGCCGACGCCTGAAGAGGCCAAAGCGCGCGGCATCGACATCGTCCATACCGGTGCTCAGCACACCGAGATGAGCGATCGCGGTCCCGATGCGGTCAAGGAGAAGATCCAGGCGACACTCGACCGCTTCTTGCGTGACAGTGCCAGCAGCTCGCTCGCGCCGGCTGACACCAGAAGCCCGATGATCATGAACCCCGGCGACTACTAG
- a CDS encoding phasin has product MIEPKLEVPAELRDLAEKTIDQAEQAFGMFFEAATKSMTSVPGAGTEVSKQALAFTEQNMKSAFEHARKLVHATDLQEAMRIQSDFLRSQFTSAGDHMRQMTGSFMQPGKGKS; this is encoded by the coding sequence ATGATCGAACCGAAGCTCGAAGTCCCGGCCGAACTGCGCGACCTGGCCGAAAAGACGATCGACCAGGCGGAACAGGCGTTCGGCATGTTTTTCGAAGCTGCCACCAAGTCGATGACGTCGGTTCCCGGAGCGGGTACCGAAGTGTCCAAGCAGGCGCTCGCGTTCACTGAGCAGAACATGAAGTCGGCGTTCGAGCACGCGCGCAAGCTCGTGCATGCCACCGACCTTCAGGAAGCGATGCGAATCCAGTCCGACTTCCTGCGCAGCCAGTTCACCAGCGCCGGCGACCACATGCGCCAGATGACCGGGAGTTTCATGCAGCCCGGCAAGGGAAAGTCCTGA
- a CDS encoding GcrA family cell cycle regulator: protein MEPGHWPSEHSDALRDYFLKGMSYAEIGRQINGRFGTAYTRNAVAGRAKRLGLAAPSRMTSPSIVPSLPSGACLIGPPRAAVPNLNLPPKSAMKPARVKLRCVGVQPRLVALGELGRDDCRYPYGGDKDGEGIAFCGHPRQPGSSYCTPHARLTRRSEAAAARAAGPVVLRLISAA from the coding sequence ATGGAACCGGGTCATTGGCCGTCGGAGCACTCCGACGCGCTTCGCGACTATTTTCTCAAGGGAATGTCTTATGCGGAGATCGGAAGACAGATAAACGGAAGGTTTGGAACGGCTTACACACGCAACGCGGTGGCCGGCCGCGCCAAGCGGCTGGGACTCGCGGCGCCGTCGCGGATGACGAGTCCATCGATCGTGCCGTCCTTGCCGTCAGGAGCCTGTCTCATCGGGCCGCCCCGTGCGGCGGTGCCGAACCTGAACTTGCCACCGAAATCCGCAATGAAACCCGCGCGGGTCAAGTTGCGCTGTGTCGGCGTCCAGCCCCGCCTGGTCGCGCTAGGCGAACTCGGGCGCGACGACTGCCGCTATCCCTATGGTGGCGACAAGGACGGGGAGGGGATCGCCTTCTGCGGCCATCCGCGCCAGCCGGGCTCCAGCTATTGCACGCCGCATGCTCGCCTGACGCGAAGGTCTGAGGCCGCGGCTGCTCGCGCCGCCGGTCCCGTCGTCTTGAGGCTGATCTCAGCCGCCTGA